From one Actinopolyspora saharensis genomic stretch:
- a CDS encoding xanthine dehydrogenase family protein molybdopterin-binding subunit: MTATPVSPSEPELGRARKRKEDARLVTGRTRWTDNMNPPGTVHLAVLRSPVAHARISSIDTSEARRMSGVHAVVTGADIAQRQGSLPCAWPVTEDMKAPEAPSMAVDSVNFAGEAVAMVAARSPAEARDALDAIDVDYEDLDVVLDIESAARDDSPLVHEGLGTNRSATWTFDSVEAGTGGDVEQTLRDAEVRVDRTFRQQRLIPAFMEPRSVLVDPTGEQYTVWSATQVPHILRTMIAMTLGTSEHKIRVIAPDVGGGFGGKLQVTPEEMLTFLMAEQLGRPVKWTETRSETMLSGHHGRDQVQRLSLAARADGTVTGLKVDLLADMGAYLRLVSPGVPILGALMFNSIYKFDAYRFTCTNVFTNKTPTDAYRGAGRPEATFAIERMMDELAAELDMDPMEVRRKNWIGHEEFPFDTVAGLTYDSGNYEAATDRAMEMFGYQQLRDEQVQRRQRGDTVQLGIGISTFTEMCGLAPSRVLGSLSYGAGGWEHSQVRVLPTGKVEVVTGTSPHGQSHVTAWSQIVADRLGVPFEDIEVLHGDTQSSPRGLDTYGSRSLAVGGIAAVQASDRVVEKAGKIAAHMLECSEQDLEFTAGRFAVRGTDKGMGITDVALAAFTAHDLPEGVEPNLDAEASYDPENFSFPHGTHLCAAEVDTETGGVRIRSYVCVDDVGSVVNPLIVEGQVHGGLAQGIAQALYEEAVHDDDGTLTTATFADYLVPSAMDLPEFRTDRTETEATSNPLGVKGVGEAGTIASTPAVVNAVVDAIRHYGVNDVRMPCSPQRVWRALSEARSSSAAAESDGGLGSGDNDGGLATGGDR, encoded by the coding sequence ATGACCGCCACGCCAGTGAGCCCGTCCGAACCCGAGCTCGGTCGCGCGCGCAAGCGCAAGGAGGACGCCCGGCTGGTCACCGGCAGGACGCGCTGGACCGACAACATGAACCCTCCCGGCACGGTGCACCTCGCCGTGCTCCGCAGCCCGGTGGCCCACGCCCGGATCAGCTCCATCGACACCTCGGAAGCGCGCCGGATGTCCGGGGTCCACGCGGTGGTTACCGGGGCGGACATCGCGCAGCGGCAGGGCAGCCTGCCGTGCGCCTGGCCCGTGACCGAGGACATGAAAGCCCCCGAGGCCCCCTCCATGGCGGTCGACTCGGTCAACTTCGCCGGTGAGGCCGTGGCCATGGTCGCGGCGCGCAGCCCCGCCGAGGCGCGCGACGCCCTGGACGCGATCGACGTCGACTACGAGGACCTCGACGTCGTGCTCGACATCGAGTCGGCGGCGCGGGACGACTCCCCGCTGGTCCACGAGGGACTGGGCACCAACCGCAGCGCGACGTGGACCTTCGACTCGGTCGAGGCCGGGACCGGAGGCGACGTGGAGCAGACGCTGCGGGACGCCGAGGTTCGGGTGGACCGAACCTTCCGGCAGCAGCGGTTGATCCCCGCCTTCATGGAACCCCGCTCGGTGCTCGTCGACCCGACGGGGGAGCAGTACACGGTCTGGTCGGCCACTCAGGTGCCGCACATCCTGCGCACGATGATCGCCATGACGCTGGGAACCTCCGAGCACAAGATCCGGGTGATCGCCCCGGACGTCGGAGGGGGGTTCGGCGGCAAGTTGCAGGTCACCCCCGAGGAGATGCTCACCTTCCTTATGGCCGAGCAGCTCGGGCGTCCGGTCAAGTGGACCGAGACCAGGTCAGAGACGATGCTGTCCGGCCACCACGGCAGAGACCAGGTTCAGCGACTCTCCCTGGCCGCGCGCGCGGACGGAACCGTCACCGGGCTCAAGGTCGACCTGCTCGCCGACATGGGAGCCTATCTGCGGCTGGTCTCGCCCGGGGTGCCGATTCTCGGCGCGTTGATGTTCAACTCGATCTACAAGTTCGACGCGTACCGGTTCACCTGCACGAACGTGTTCACCAACAAGACACCGACCGACGCCTACCGGGGAGCGGGACGTCCCGAGGCGACCTTCGCGATCGAGCGGATGATGGACGAGCTGGCCGCCGAGCTCGACATGGATCCGATGGAGGTCCGCCGCAAGAACTGGATCGGCCACGAGGAGTTCCCCTTCGACACCGTCGCCGGGCTGACCTACGACTCCGGGAACTACGAGGCGGCCACGGACCGGGCGATGGAGATGTTCGGTTACCAGCAGCTGCGCGACGAGCAGGTGCAGCGCAGGCAGCGCGGTGACACCGTCCAGCTGGGCATCGGGATCTCCACCTTCACCGAGATGTGCGGGCTTGCTCCCTCCAGAGTGCTCGGTTCGCTGTCCTACGGGGCGGGCGGCTGGGAGCACTCCCAGGTCCGGGTGCTGCCCACCGGCAAGGTGGAGGTGGTCACCGGCACCTCGCCGCACGGGCAGAGCCACGTGACCGCATGGAGCCAGATCGTCGCCGACCGGTTGGGCGTGCCCTTCGAGGACATCGAGGTGCTGCACGGGGACACGCAGTCCTCACCGCGCGGCTTGGACACCTACGGGTCCCGCTCGCTCGCGGTCGGGGGAATCGCGGCTGTTCAGGCCTCCGACAGGGTGGTCGAGAAGGCCGGGAAGATCGCCGCGCACATGCTGGAGTGCTCCGAGCAGGACCTGGAGTTCACCGCGGGGCGCTTCGCGGTTCGCGGCACGGACAAGGGCATGGGCATCACCGACGTGGCGCTGGCCGCGTTCACCGCCCACGACCTGCCCGAGGGGGTGGAGCCGAACCTCGACGCCGAGGCCAGCTACGACCCGGAGAACTTCTCCTTCCCGCACGGCACGCACCTGTGCGCCGCGGAGGTCGACACCGAGACCGGCGGGGTGCGCATCAGGTCCTACGTGTGCGTGGACGACGTCGGCAGCGTCGTCAACCCGCTCATCGTGGAGGGACAGGTGCACGGTGGACTGGCCCAGGGGATCGCCCAGGCGCTGTACGAGGAGGCGGTTCACGACGACGACGGCACGCTGACGACCGCCACCTTCGCGGACTACCTGGTCCCTTCCGCGATGGACCTGCCCGAGTTCCGGACGGACCGCACCGAGACCGAGGCGACGTCCAACCCGCTCGGAGTCAAGGGAGTGGGCGAGGCGGGCACGATCGCCTCCACCCCGGCCGTGGTCAACGCGGTGGTCGACGCGATCAGGCACTACGGGGTTAACGATGTGCGGATGCCGTGCTCGCCGCAGCGGGTGTGGCGAGCGCTGTCCGAGGCCCGGTCGAGTTCCGCCGCGGCGGAATCCGACGGTGGGCTCGGATCCGGCGACAACGACGGTGGTCTCGCGACCGGAGGTGACAGGTGA
- a CDS encoding SRPBCC family protein has translation MQLEHEFTVPVPVDDAWQALLDLERVAPCMPGATLKSVEGNEFSGSVKVKLGPVSLLYKGSGSFTSVDPEARRAVVDANGKDSRGNGTASATVSATLRPEGTSTAVHVDTDLKVTGKPAQLGRGLISDVAEKLINQFANCLAERLTGAESGQEAAQATTGEAAGAAEEGVGSAVSRNGHLPDGEQPAATSEQADEQERQESSEGRTGWKVTGVESSGQRPGPETAGTGDGASPEGAAGAAAGGDRKAAELSGEAEDAVDLLGTAGMPVLKRLAPVAAAVVGLTVAFVLLRRRTNRKR, from the coding sequence GTGCAGCTGGAGCACGAATTCACCGTGCCGGTTCCGGTCGACGACGCCTGGCAGGCGTTGCTCGACCTGGAACGGGTGGCGCCGTGCATGCCGGGGGCGACGCTGAAGAGCGTGGAGGGAAACGAGTTCTCCGGTTCGGTCAAGGTCAAACTCGGTCCGGTTTCGCTGCTGTACAAGGGCAGCGGCAGCTTCACCTCGGTGGATCCCGAGGCGCGCCGGGCCGTCGTGGACGCCAACGGCAAGGACTCGCGTGGCAACGGCACCGCTTCGGCCACGGTGAGCGCGACGCTGCGCCCCGAGGGCACGAGCACCGCCGTGCACGTGGACACGGACCTGAAGGTAACCGGAAAGCCCGCCCAACTCGGCCGCGGGCTGATCTCCGACGTGGCGGAGAAGCTGATCAACCAGTTCGCGAACTGCCTGGCCGAGCGGCTGACCGGCGCCGAGTCCGGCCAGGAAGCAGCACAGGCCACCACCGGGGAGGCCGCCGGTGCGGCCGAGGAGGGCGTCGGGTCCGCGGTCTCCCGGAACGGGCACCTCCCGGACGGCGAACAGCCCGCCGCGACGAGCGAGCAGGCGGACGAACAGGAACGGCAGGAGAGCTCCGAAGGGCGGACCGGCTGGAAGGTCACCGGTGTCGAGTCGTCCGGTCAGCGGCCGGGACCGGAAACCGCGGGGACCGGGGACGGGGCCTCCCCGGAGGGCGCGGCGGGTGCCGCTGCCGGTGGTGACCGGAAGGCCGCCGAGTTATCCGGGGAGGCCGAGGACGCGGTGGACCTGCTCGGCACGGCGGGAATGCCGGTGCTGAAGCGGCTCGCCCCGGTGGCCGCCGCAGTGGTCGGATTGACCGTGGCCTTCGTGCTGCTGCGCAGGAGAACCAACCGGAAGCGCTGA
- a CDS encoding vWA domain-containing protein, translated as MDEVDHTLEGLVGFAEALRHSGMTCGPERVRTFLDATAHVDLAEWTRLYWAGRLTLCSEPEDLPLFDAAFAAWFGGVEQSGGAAARTRPARPRAAPLGGDSSGESTAADTDQLAVAGDVETLRRRDLAELDEAERAHLRRMLSRLDLRPPRRSSLRRRPARRGTLDPDGTMRAMLRSGGEPVRLARRARAGRPRRVVLLVDVSGSMSAYADALLRFAHLVVRAAPASTEVFTLGTRLTRVTRQLRQRDPEVALAAAGRAVPDFSGGTRLGETLRVFLDRWGQRGAARSAVVVLFSDGWERGDTTELAEGVARLRRLARAVLWANPHAGHAEYSPVQSGIVAALPHVDVLVAGHSLEALRTLWEEVHRQSR; from the coding sequence ATGGACGAGGTGGATCACACGCTCGAGGGGCTCGTCGGCTTCGCCGAGGCGCTGCGCCACTCGGGGATGACCTGCGGTCCGGAGCGGGTCAGGACCTTTCTGGACGCCACGGCCCACGTCGACCTGGCCGAGTGGACGCGGCTGTACTGGGCGGGCAGGTTGACCCTGTGCTCCGAGCCGGAGGATCTGCCGCTGTTCGACGCCGCCTTCGCCGCCTGGTTCGGCGGAGTCGAGCAGTCCGGTGGCGCGGCTGCCCGGACGCGTCCCGCCCGCCCGCGGGCGGCCCCGCTCGGCGGGGACTCGAGCGGGGAGTCCACGGCCGCGGACACCGACCAGCTGGCCGTCGCGGGCGACGTGGAGACCCTGCGCAGGAGAGATCTGGCCGAGCTGGACGAGGCGGAGCGGGCCCACCTGCGCAGGATGCTGTCCCGGCTGGACCTCCGTCCACCGCGGCGTTCCTCGTTGCGGCGACGCCCGGCTCGTCGGGGAACGCTGGATCCGGACGGGACCATGCGTGCCATGCTCCGGTCCGGTGGGGAACCGGTGCGGCTCGCTCGGCGGGCACGGGCGGGCAGGCCGCGCAGGGTGGTGCTGCTCGTGGACGTGTCCGGATCGATGAGCGCCTACGCCGACGCCCTGCTGCGCTTCGCGCACCTGGTGGTGCGGGCGGCTCCGGCCAGCACCGAGGTCTTCACCCTGGGAACGCGGTTGACCAGGGTCACTCGCCAGTTGCGGCAGCGCGACCCCGAGGTGGCGCTGGCCGCGGCCGGTCGCGCCGTGCCGGACTTCTCCGGGGGAACCCGGTTGGGGGAGACTCTGCGGGTCTTCCTGGACCGCTGGGGGCAGCGCGGCGCCGCCAGATCGGCCGTGGTGGTGCTGTTCTCGGACGGCTGGGAGCGCGGGGACACGACCGAGCTCGCCGAGGGGGTGGCCAGGCTGCGCCGACTGGCGCGCGCCGTGCTGTGGGCCAACCCCCACGCGGGTCACGCGGAGTACTCGCCCGTGCAGTCCGGGATAGTCGCGGCACTGCCTCATGTGGACGTGCTGGTGGCCGGGCACAGTTTGGAGGCTCTGCGGACGCTCTGGGAGGAAGTGCACCGCCAGTCCCGGTGA
- a CDS encoding SPFH domain-containing protein — MASQERGFSKITDAVASWSNIRQLIRGGDEGKLVPVVIPKDNRGIGWLVLLFVALYLAGTAAFSSGLIAAATGAGAALALVLAAIALWRGSIVEIEQGTTGIRSRYGAFTGTLDPGRHYLWWPWDKVEFIVDTTTEIPYSAPVAACPTAEDVPLKAIEFFLKFRIDNPIDFVRTIGAGNFDAVLSSAVQDAIRQRGRQVHTEDAYDLRGSDVEDMQATLNRQLSKYGVWILGANIPDVQLPDQYQQHLATRERVSKELSAYEREWELTRKRRIDNLSMEIERAKKTRDAKLVEVKAARNQARRDVARRLEEQETEAQRAQWEIEARGRATLTEAQNEAKSRERLGRAYRDNRAVLSYELAQRRLEVGAKLAERAPRPIVVRGGGGEQSTLSTLLVSQLLPKMSAEAFANDDAASRPAGSGGSRSGSSVDEAMQAVDRTEEFAQSMLDNDKGNQ, encoded by the coding sequence ATGGCGAGCCAGGAACGCGGTTTCTCCAAGATCACCGACGCGGTCGCGTCGTGGTCGAACATCCGCCAGCTCATTCGCGGCGGTGACGAGGGCAAGCTCGTGCCGGTGGTGATCCCGAAGGACAACCGGGGCATCGGCTGGCTCGTGCTGCTGTTCGTGGCCCTCTACCTCGCCGGGACGGCGGCGTTCAGCAGCGGGCTGATCGCCGCGGCCACCGGAGCGGGGGCGGCCCTGGCCCTGGTGCTCGCCGCGATAGCGCTGTGGCGCGGCTCGATCGTGGAGATCGAGCAGGGCACCACCGGCATCCGCAGCCGTTACGGCGCGTTCACCGGAACGCTCGACCCCGGCCGGCACTACCTGTGGTGGCCCTGGGACAAGGTGGAGTTCATCGTGGACACCACCACCGAGATCCCCTACAGCGCACCGGTGGCCGCCTGCCCCACCGCGGAGGACGTGCCGCTGAAGGCCATCGAGTTCTTCCTGAAGTTCCGCATCGACAACCCGATCGACTTCGTGCGCACGATCGGCGCGGGCAACTTCGACGCGGTGCTGTCCAGCGCGGTGCAGGACGCGATCCGGCAACGCGGCAGGCAGGTGCACACCGAGGACGCCTACGACCTGCGCGGCAGCGACGTCGAGGACATGCAGGCGACGCTGAACCGCCAGCTGAGCAAGTACGGCGTGTGGATCCTCGGGGCCAACATCCCGGACGTCCAGCTCCCGGACCAGTACCAGCAGCACCTCGCCACGAGGGAGCGCGTCTCCAAGGAGCTCAGCGCCTACGAGCGCGAGTGGGAGCTGACCCGCAAGCGGCGCATCGACAACCTGTCGATGGAGATCGAGCGGGCGAAGAAGACGCGCGACGCCAAGCTGGTGGAGGTGAAGGCGGCCCGCAACCAGGCGCGGCGCGACGTCGCCCGCAGGTTGGAGGAGCAGGAAACCGAGGCCCAGCGGGCTCAGTGGGAGATCGAGGCCCGCGGCAGGGCCACGCTCACCGAGGCGCAGAACGAGGCGAAGTCCCGCGAGCGGCTGGGCCGCGCCTACCGGGACAACCGCGCCGTGCTCAGCTACGAACTGGCGCAGCGCAGGCTCGAGGTCGGTGCGAAGCTGGCCGAGCGCGCGCCGCGTCCGATCGTCGTGCGCGGCGGTGGCGGTGAGCAGTCGACTCTGTCCACGCTGCTGGTGTCCCAGCTGCTGCCGAAGATGAGCGCGGAGGCGTTCGCGAACGATGACGCCGCGTCCCGCCCGGCTGGTTCCGGCGGCTCCCGGAGCGGGAGCTCCGTGGACGAGGCGATGCAGGCCGTCGACCGGACCGAGGAGTTCGCGCAGTCGATGCTGGACAACGACAAGGGCAACCAGTAG
- a CDS encoding o-succinylbenzoate synthase yields MDSYPGKKDLSELDAVRVYSLPMRTRFRGVTVRRGVLLSGPAGWGEFCPFEDYSDSDSAPWLGAALESCFERWPEPVRDAVPVNCTVPAVGPQRAHEIAANSGCGTAKVKVAEAGQPASADVERVEAVRDALGDSGAVRVDANAAWDVDTAVLRIRELDRAARGLEYVEQPCASIAELAAVRKRVDVRIAADESIRRAEDPLRVAVADAADVAVIKAAPLGGVRRALRVAEACGLPCVVSSAVESSVGLAAQLALAGALPRLPFACGLGTISLLDGDVVTESLLPTAGRMPVPERAPEPAPALVAAATPTAETQHHWLDRLRRVHEEMAG; encoded by the coding sequence ATGGACTCCTACCCCGGCAAGAAGGACCTGTCCGAGCTCGATGCGGTACGCGTCTACAGCCTGCCGATGCGCACCAGATTCCGGGGAGTGACGGTGCGCCGGGGAGTGCTGCTCAGCGGTCCTGCCGGCTGGGGGGAGTTCTGCCCGTTCGAGGACTACTCCGACTCCGACTCCGCCCCGTGGCTGGGGGCCGCGCTGGAGAGCTGCTTCGAGCGCTGGCCGGAGCCGGTGCGGGACGCGGTCCCGGTCAACTGCACCGTCCCCGCCGTGGGGCCGCAGCGCGCCCACGAGATCGCCGCGAACTCGGGGTGCGGCACGGCGAAGGTCAAGGTCGCCGAAGCGGGCCAACCCGCTTCCGCGGACGTGGAGCGGGTGGAGGCCGTGCGTGACGCGCTCGGTGACTCCGGGGCGGTGCGGGTGGACGCCAACGCCGCCTGGGACGTGGACACCGCGGTGCTGCGCATCCGGGAGCTCGACCGCGCGGCCCGCGGCCTGGAGTACGTAGAGCAGCCGTGCGCGAGCATCGCGGAACTCGCCGCCGTGCGAAAGCGGGTGGACGTGCGCATCGCGGCGGACGAGTCGATCCGGCGGGCGGAGGACCCGCTGCGCGTGGCCGTCGCGGACGCCGCCGACGTGGCGGTGATCAAGGCCGCCCCGCTGGGGGGAGTGCGCCGCGCCCTGCGGGTGGCCGAGGCCTGCGGCTTACCCTGCGTCGTCTCCTCGGCCGTGGAAAGCAGCGTCGGACTCGCCGCGCAGCTCGCGCTCGCCGGAGCGCTGCCCCGGCTGCCGTTCGCCTGCGGGCTGGGCACGATCTCGCTGCTCGACGGCGACGTCGTCACCGAGTCCCTGCTGCCCACCGCCGGAAGGATGCCCGTGCCCGAGCGAGCTCCCGAACCGGCTCCCGCGCTGGTCGCCGCCGCCACGCCGACCGCGGAGACCCAGCACCACTGGCTGGACCGACTGCGTCGGGTGCACGAGGAGATGGCCGGATGA
- the purU gene encoding formyltetrahydrofolate deformylase encodes MTTESATSRTDSSASPQNRALWENHASLIVQGEDRTGIVSAVSAVLSGHGANIVSLDQYSDDPQGGAFYQRTVFSLDDLKAVLPTIERDLETELGKGFNLGFTLRDMSVPKRVAIFASKEDHCLLDLLWRHRRGQLPVTISMVVSNHTDTAEEVRAFGIPFVHVPTGELGKPAAEAEHLRLLRGNVDFVVLARYMRILSGEFLSELGVPVINIHHSFLPAFIGAAPYAKAKERGVKLVGATAHYVTEDLDEGPIIEQDVVRVTHADTVSDIRRRGADVERTVLSRAVRWHSEDRVIRTENNTIVFA; translated from the coding sequence TTGACGACAGAATCGGCGACGTCGCGGACGGACTCGTCCGCCTCGCCCCAGAACCGCGCGTTGTGGGAGAACCACGCCTCGCTGATCGTGCAGGGCGAGGACCGCACCGGCATCGTCTCCGCGGTCAGCGCGGTGCTGAGCGGGCACGGTGCGAACATCGTCTCGCTGGACCAGTACTCCGACGACCCGCAGGGCGGGGCGTTCTACCAGCGCACGGTGTTCAGTCTCGACGACCTCAAGGCCGTGCTCCCCACGATCGAGCGGGACCTGGAGACCGAGCTGGGCAAGGGGTTCAACCTCGGATTCACGCTGCGCGACATGTCGGTGCCCAAGCGGGTCGCGATCTTCGCCTCCAAGGAGGACCACTGCCTGCTCGACCTGCTGTGGCGGCACCGGAGGGGCCAGCTGCCGGTGACCATCTCGATGGTCGTGTCCAACCACACCGACACCGCGGAGGAAGTGCGCGCCTTCGGCATCCCGTTCGTGCACGTGCCAACGGGTGAGCTGGGCAAACCGGCCGCCGAGGCCGAGCACCTGCGGCTGCTGCGGGGCAATGTGGACTTCGTGGTGCTGGCCCGCTACATGCGGATCCTGTCCGGCGAGTTCCTGTCCGAGCTCGGGGTACCGGTGATCAACATCCATCACTCGTTCCTGCCCGCCTTCATCGGGGCCGCGCCCTACGCCAAGGCCAAGGAGCGCGGGGTCAAGCTCGTCGGAGCCACCGCGCACTACGTGACCGAGGATCTCGACGAGGGCCCGATCATCGAGCAGGACGTCGTGCGGGTCACCCACGCCGACACCGTCTCCGACATCCGACGTCGGGGGGCCGACGTGGAGCGCACCGTGCTGTCGCGCGCGGTGCGCTGGCACAGCGAGGACCGCGTGATCCGCACCGAGAACAACACCATCGTCTTCGCCTGA
- a CDS encoding FAD binding domain-containing protein, producing the protein MIPAEFDYVAPSTVEEAVRTLSSAGEDAKVLAGGQSLLPVLRMRLADPALVVDLGKVAEMRGIREEGDDLVIGAMTSHHDVLRDDLVSEHAGLIALTTRTVADPQVRHRGTFGGSITHADPAGDLLAPVLAMDAEMVVAGPSGRRNIAAREFFVDYFTTSLEPDEVLVEVRVPKHTGWSAHYEKFNRVAQAWSVVGVATTVLVEGGKVARARVGLTNMGATPIRAEGVEQALLGAAPTEEAIRQAAARATEGTSAGSDANADVEYREHLAEVLTKRALTTASS; encoded by the coding sequence GTGATTCCCGCGGAGTTCGACTACGTTGCCCCCTCCACGGTGGAGGAGGCGGTCCGGACGCTGAGCAGCGCGGGGGAGGACGCCAAGGTCCTCGCCGGAGGGCAGAGCCTGCTCCCGGTGCTGCGCATGAGGCTCGCCGATCCCGCGCTGGTGGTGGACCTCGGCAAGGTCGCCGAGATGCGCGGAATCCGCGAGGAAGGTGACGACCTGGTGATCGGCGCCATGACCAGTCACCACGACGTGCTGCGTGACGACCTGGTTTCCGAGCACGCCGGGCTGATCGCGCTGACGACGCGGACCGTCGCAGACCCGCAGGTGCGGCACCGCGGGACGTTCGGGGGATCCATAACCCACGCCGATCCCGCGGGCGACCTGCTGGCGCCGGTGCTGGCCATGGACGCGGAGATGGTCGTGGCCGGTCCCTCCGGCAGGAGGAACATCGCGGCGCGCGAGTTCTTCGTCGACTACTTCACCACATCGCTCGAGCCGGACGAGGTCCTCGTCGAGGTCCGGGTGCCCAAGCACACCGGGTGGAGCGCGCACTACGAGAAGTTCAACCGGGTGGCGCAGGCCTGGTCGGTGGTGGGAGTCGCGACCACGGTGCTCGTGGAGGGCGGCAAGGTCGCCCGCGCGCGGGTCGGGCTGACCAACATGGGAGCGACCCCGATACGCGCGGAGGGCGTGGAGCAGGCGCTGCTCGGCGCGGCCCCCACCGAGGAGGCGATACGGCAGGCGGCAGCGCGGGCCACCGAGGGAACGAGCGCGGGCAGCGACGCCAATGCCGATGTGGAGTATCGGGAGCACTTGGCCGAGGTGTTGACCAAGAGGGCTTTGACCACCGCTAGTTCGTAA
- a CDS encoding (2Fe-2S)-binding protein, translating into MPRITVDVDGTTYTDEVQPRTLLVQYLREQLGKVGTVVGCDTSNCGACTVHMDGQSVKSCSVLAVQADGHEVTTVEALSQEGGLHPLQQAFHDNHALQCGFCTPGMIMQALDLLAENPEPDDEQIREGLEGNLCRCTGYQNIVRAVRDASEQMRPGAGPAMERSGEAPAPRTSTEQADARVTGGQ; encoded by the coding sequence ATGCCGCGCATAACCGTCGATGTCGACGGAACCACCTACACCGACGAGGTGCAGCCCAGAACCCTGCTGGTGCAGTACCTGCGCGAACAGCTCGGCAAAGTCGGCACCGTCGTCGGCTGCGACACCAGCAACTGCGGGGCCTGCACGGTCCACATGGACGGGCAGAGCGTGAAGTCCTGCTCGGTGCTGGCCGTGCAGGCGGACGGCCACGAGGTGACCACCGTGGAAGCCCTCTCCCAGGAGGGAGGGCTGCACCCGCTGCAGCAGGCCTTCCACGACAACCACGCGCTGCAGTGCGGGTTCTGCACCCCGGGGATGATCATGCAGGCCCTGGACCTGCTCGCGGAGAACCCCGAGCCGGACGACGAGCAGATCCGGGAAGGGCTGGAGGGCAACCTCTGCCGCTGCACGGGTTACCAGAATATAGTCCGCGCCGTGCGGGACGCCTCCGAGCAGATGCGGCCGGGCGCGGGACCGGCCATGGAGCGCTCCGGGGAGGCACCGGCCCCGCGCACCTCCACCGAGCAGGCCGACGCACGTGTGACGGGAGGACAGTGA
- a CDS encoding SPFH domain-containing protein, giving the protein MSVAAAGRQAMSAVTENQGFSGDSEQNPVEGFTTDPADFLSAREQGSSAGTRIEQRTAPMGEISQLVNSSVSERGNDGEWVNVICPVVIPKRNALTSIALPVLALAVIAVLGTVAAQATGVGTAWFGPHIWVLLAIAAVMLWARRSIVMVPEGCHAMITKFSKLDRTVGPGRTVLLDPRKQVSYVLNTTREYPFNAPISEAPTRGGIKASVDLFLQFRIEDPTQFMFALGAVSGFSDKLTNAVSEVTRSLIYQQRAEDIYDLVGESTQELLDNLNEQFLPAVRLTSANITHAEPSSQQYRADLAAPEMVRMAKDAYTYEYELSLRKEQDEGDLNKELASMNESLSGIKAEIASYQAQMDTSLERETNRAKAQARQRFVEAESTANANAALLEAQALDIRALSAADNPEILEYHYEKETLDKLESLAEHLPTLLSLGDGENIDYLATARQMLGATEDGGGLSEADVAAIQQRVETIQQRVREREAEIEQLLAAGGHTGTDADPTSDSADSEEDRTATPASAEPADAREDRTAEAAEAAENGASPSDEQHQAGEQ; this is encoded by the coding sequence ATGTCCGTTGCAGCGGCCGGGCGTCAAGCCATGTCCGCGGTTACCGAGAATCAGGGGTTTTCCGGTGACTCCGAGCAAAACCCGGTCGAAGGATTCACGACCGACCCGGCCGACTTCCTCTCCGCTCGGGAGCAGGGCAGCTCTGCCGGAACCCGGATCGAGCAGCGAACCGCACCGATGGGCGAGATCAGCCAACTCGTCAACAGCAGCGTTTCCGAGCGCGGCAACGACGGCGAGTGGGTCAACGTCATCTGCCCCGTGGTCATCCCCAAGCGCAACGCCCTGACCAGCATCGCGCTTCCGGTGCTCGCGCTGGCCGTGATCGCCGTGCTCGGCACGGTCGCGGCGCAGGCCACCGGTGTGGGAACGGCGTGGTTCGGCCCGCACATCTGGGTGCTGCTGGCGATCGCCGCCGTCATGCTGTGGGCACGACGCAGCATCGTCATGGTGCCCGAGGGCTGCCACGCGATGATCACCAAGTTCAGCAAGCTGGACCGGACGGTCGGTCCGGGACGCACCGTCCTGCTCGATCCGCGCAAGCAGGTCAGCTACGTGCTGAACACGACGCGGGAGTACCCGTTCAACGCACCGATCAGCGAGGCGCCCACCCGGGGCGGCATCAAGGCCTCGGTCGACCTGTTCCTGCAGTTCCGCATCGAGGACCCGACGCAGTTCATGTTCGCGCTCGGAGCGGTGTCCGGGTTCTCCGACAAGCTGACCAACGCGGTCAGCGAGGTAACGCGCAGCCTGATCTACCAGCAGCGCGCCGAGGACATCTACGACCTCGTGGGGGAGAGCACCCAGGAACTGCTGGACAACCTGAACGAGCAGTTCCTGCCCGCAGTCCGGCTGACCAGCGCCAACATCACCCACGCCGAGCCGAGCAGCCAGCAGTACCGGGCTGACCTGGCCGCGCCGGAGATGGTGCGGATGGCCAAGGACGCCTACACCTACGAGTACGAGCTCAGCCTGCGCAAGGAGCAGGACGAGGGCGATCTGAACAAGGAACTGGCCTCGATGAACGAGAGCCTGTCCGGGATCAAGGCCGAGATCGCCAGCTACCAGGCTCAGATGGACACCTCCCTGGAGCGGGAGACCAACCGCGCCAAGGCCCAGGCGCGGCAGCGCTTCGTCGAGGCGGAGAGCACCGCCAACGCCAACGCCGCCCTGCTGGAGGCCCAGGCCCTGGACATCCGGGCGCTCAGCGCCGCGGACAACCCGGAGATCCTGGAGTACCACTACGAGAAGGAGACCCTGGACAAGCTGGAGAGCCTCGCCGAGCACCTTCCGACGCTCCTCTCGCTCGGTGACGGCGAGAACATCGACTACCTGGCCACCGCGCGGCAGATGCTCGGGGCCACGGAGGACGGGGGCGGACTCTCCGAGGCGGACGTGGCCGCCATCCAACAGCGCGTCGAGACGATCCAGCAGCGCGTGCGCGAGCGCGAGGCCGAGATCGAGCAGCTGCTGGCCGCGGGCGGGCACACCGGGACCGATGCGGACCCGACCTCCGATTCCGCGGACTCGGAGGAGGACCGGACCGCCACCCCGGCGTCAGCCGAGCCCGCGGACGCGCGGGAAGACCGGACCGCCGAGGCAGCCGAGGCAGCCGAGAACGGCGCGAGCCCGAGCGACGAGCAGCACCAGGCAGGTGAGCAGTGA